Sequence from the Clostridium saccharobutylicum DSM 13864 genome:
TTCTTGAGCAGAATTCTTTAAAAAGTTAATCCTTTCATTTTTAGAAAATACACATCCACAATAGTCCTGTCTATATAAATTATATTCATTAGAAAGCTCTATTGAACGTTTATATCCTTCTTTCTTCTTAAAATCTGAATATAAGTATTTTACATTATACTCTTGTGATAATCTCCTACCAATTTCATTTAATTTTTGCGAATTTTTATGTGGGCTTATAGATAAAGTAGTGGTAAAATAATCGTAATCTCCCTCTTTAACTATAATTGCAGCTTCTCTCAGTCTTAATTCATAACATTTAAAGCATCTTTCTCCGCCTTCTCTTTCAGCTTCTAATCCTTTTGAAAGAGCATAAAATGCATCAGTATCATATTTTCCTTCTAAAAATTTTATTTGATATTTAACTTTAAGCTCTGAAATAAACTTTTTTTGTTCTTCTACCCTTCTTGAATATTCCTCGTTAGGATAGATATTTGGATTATAAAAGAAAACTGTTATATGAAAATATTGAGATAGATATTCTAAAATATAGCTGCTGCATGGTGCACAACAACTATGTAATAATAATTTAGGTTGTTTGTCTTCTTTAACTAAAGTATCTATTAATGCATCTAATTCTTTTTGATAATTAATTTTGTTCATAATTTCATTCCTTCTTATCTTATTATCCATTGTTTGATATAAATATACATAGCATCAAATAAAATTTTTAATTATACATAAATAACTTACTTATTAGACTTATGTGATACCTAACCAAAATAAGTGAAATTATTTATATATAATGAGCTTTTTTATTCAAACTTATATTCCTCTATTTATTGGTATTATATCAATACTTAGTTATATTGAAAAGTATCAATATCTACTTAATTTCTGCCTAATTTAATTTTTCCACATTACCTATCTTATTTCTTATCTAATACTTCACTATAAATTTGCATTATATTAAACAGTTATAATATAATTTTAAAGGTAAAATATACTGTAATAATTCATCTTTTCGTAATCTTTACATTAAAATACTAATTATATTTTGGATTAACTCATTTTAATTAGTATCACTATTAAAAGCATTACTTTGCTTATTAAGAAAGGATTCATAAATTATGATTAATAATATTGCTAGCGATATGTTATCTAAAGATTTTTTATTAAATGTAGATATGCTTGAATGTATACGAAGAGGCAGTGCCGAAATTTTGTTTGCTTCACATGATGGTGTACTTTTAATTGATATTCCATCTCAAATTTATATGATTTTTACAACTAATTATCAAATAGCCAAAAGGTTACTTCATTCTATACCTCAAAATATTGATATTATTGTTGCACATGATAAATTTTCTTATAATTTATTGAAAATAAAATTCAATTTTAAAAAAACAATACTCTGTTATAATAGCGTTTATATAAAGAAAACACATATAGAAATAAAAAATCCGATTGTAGAAATTAGATTCCTTACAAATAAATATACGAATATTATAACTAAAAATTATTGTAAAGCAGAAATTGTAAAAGATACTTACATAGAAAATAGATTAAATGCAAATGAAATGTTTGGTGCCTTCCTCAATAATAATTTATGCGGTTTTATAGGTAGTCATGAAGAAGGCTCCATAGGTATGTTGGAAGTTTTTCCTAAATACAGAAAAAGGGGGATTGGCTGCGCTCTACAGATTGCTGCTACTAATTATGCTTTAGCTAATCATAGATACCCCTATGGTGAAATTGTCGAAATAAATACTAATTCCATAGCTTTGCAAAGAAAACTTGGATTTCAATTATCCTCAAACAAGGTATATTGGCTAATAAAATAAAATTTATTTTATTATTACTTTAGTCCCTTGCGGGATATTATCCCATATCCATTTAGCATTTATTTTAGTTAACCTTATGCAACCATCAGATAATGCCATTCCAAGTCTCCCATCTCTTATTGAACCATCTAAATTATATATTATTGAATGAAATAAGTAATTTCCTTTAAACTGAGTATAATACCAACATTTATATCCCTTTTCTACCCCAAAATAAAGTCCTTTTGCTCCAACTGTAAAAGATCCTTTTGGAGTTGGTGTAGATTTTTTTCCTATTGTACACAAATAACTATGAATTAAAGTCCAGTTATTTGTGCTTCCTTGAAAAATATTAACTTTAAAATTACTAAGAGTTACTAATATTAGATACTTTGTTGCACTTGAAAGATTGTTTGAATTAACATACTTTGTTATATCAGAATTCGATTGTACATCATTTGCTCTATTGGTTTTGTTATAACATTCTTTATTTCTAAAAAGTCTGCATAAAATTTTCATATTTAACTTCCTAATTATTAATCTAAAAATATTATATGTAAGTTTTAGTAAATTTGTTTTTACTATACTAACAAAATATTAAGCACATAATACTTATATTATGAAATTTTAATTTTTCTCTATTTACATAAACATCATTTCAATTATGTTTCTTTCATCATATAGATATCCAATTTAAGACTCAGACTTATAATTAGAATGTATTTCCATACTAGAAATAATGAGAATTCTTTTGCGTAGCGTTGCGTTGATAATTTAGTTGTAGGATTTCTTCAGCAGAAGTTGTTCTATTCTCGCTTGTCCTTAACTTGTTTAATGAGCATGCAGGAATGGGGCAACTTCTGCTGTTAAGTGAGAGTCCAAATCTTGCATTTGGTTTCTCGAACTTACTCAGCGAACATATGTGAGTCGAGTTTCATTTTCCACAGCCAAATTATCTAGCAACCGAGCTAAAGAATTCCCCTTATTTCGGTTAGTTATTACATAAGTATAAGTCTTGATTTATGTAATAACTAAAATTAACCTTTAGGTAATTTAATATAAACTTTAAATCTATGTCCCTCTGTTTCTATGTGTATTTCTCCTCCATGAAGATCAACTATTGATTTAGAAATAAATAATCCTAATCCAGATCCACTTATTTTTTGATTTCTAGATTTATCTCCCCTATAAAATCTTTCAAAAAGCATATTGGAATCACATTCTATACTTTCTTCCATTGTATTTTCAAGTGTAATTATTGAATAATTTTCATCATTAATAACATCGATATATATTTTTGAGTTTTTCTTACTATATTTAATTGCATTATCTAATAAATTTTCAAAAACTCTAATCATAATATTTCCATCAATATTTGTTATAATCTCAAATTCCTTATATAATTTTACTATATCTAGATAATTGTTATAGGCTAAATTAGAATATTCACCTATTGTTTGTTCAAGCATTTCAATTATGTTTATGGGAATTTTATTTATGGTTACTTCGCCACTTTCAAGTTTAGAATACTCAAATAATTCGCAAATTAATATTTTAATTCTTTCAGCTTTTTCTAAACTTTTTTTAATATAATCATTCTTTTCTTCTAGTTTTAAATCTAAATTTTTAGCAATCTCCATATAACCTATAAGACTTGTTAATGGAGTTCTTAAATCATGTGAAATATTTGCTATAAGTTCATTTTTTAATTTATACATATTTCTTTCATTATCTATTTTTATTTTTAGATTAGATGACATCTTATTTATTTCATGACTTAAGATTCCAAATTCATCATTAGAATTTAATTCTAACCTGTACTCTAAATTTTCATTAGACATGGTTATAATTCCATCAGTAATGTATATAAGTTGTTTTACTTTTCTTCTAATTATTAAATATTCAATAATTAATACTATTATTATAGGAAACAATATTCTCATTATATAGCTTTCTACAGTGCTATTTGAAGATCTGTACTTAAAAATTACTAGTTCAAAAGTTTGTCCATTATCTATTAATTTGTATTCTTTCATAAATGGATTGAAATCACCATTTTTATTCCGCATAATATATTGCATTTGATTAAGATCTATTTTTGCCTCATCTACACCATCCGTTTTTAATCTTATATTTTCATTTTTATCATATATAATAATTTCCAAATTATTATATTCTTTCTTTAACGACTCTATGTAATTTTTATTATTAGTATTTTCAATATTAAAGTGCTCACTAAGTTCAACATAAATCCTATCCGCACATAATATTAAATTTTCAGTATTATCTCTGTCTTTTAAACTAGTATCAATACCAATAAAAGTAAATAATATAATAATAAATACTGAAATTATATTTAATGTTAACAATTTGGTTGCTATTTTTCTATTCTTTATCAATTTTATATCCAACTCCCCACACTACTTTAATGTACTTTGAGTCCTTAGGAGTTATTTCAATTTTTTCTCGTATATTTCTTATATGTACTGCAACTGTATTTTTAGAATTTATAAAAGGCTCATTCCAAACCATCTCATAAATTTGTGCTGTAGTTAAAGTTCTTCCCCTATTTTCAGCAAGTATCTTTAAAATATCAAATTCTGTAGGTGTAACTTTTATAAATTCATCACCTTTATATACATCTCTACTTTTTAAATCTATTGATAAATCATATATTTGTATTTTACTTTTATCTTTTTTTGCAACTTCTTTAAATTCAGTATTTCTTCTAATATGTGCTTTTATTCTTGCAACGAGTTCTAACGGGTTAAAAGGCTTTGTCACATAATCATCTGCTCCAATATTTAATGCTAGTATCTTACTACTATCTTCATTTTTAGCAGAAATCATTATTATAGGAATTTTATTATTTTTTCTAATCCTTAAGCAAGCTTGTATACCATCTAATTGCGGCATCATAATATCTAATACAATCAAATCTATATCATTGTTTTGTATTCTCTCTAACGCCTCACTTCCGTCCTTTGCCATTATACATTCAATATTTTCATTTATAAGATATAGTTTTATTATTTCTCTTATGTCCATGTCATCATCTACAATTAAAACTGTTGATTTATTCAAAAAAACATCTCCCAACAAGCATTTTTTTACTTAAAGACTATTATATTACATAAGACTTTATAAAAAAAGATTATATTCATAACTTATACAAGTAACTACTATTAGATAATATTGTCATATAATTATTTACTGTTGCCAATTCAATCTTTTTAAATTTTCCATTAATATATATTTACACATATTAAAAACTCAGCAATATAAAAAATATCACTGAGTTTTTCACATAACAAATCCCTTATCTTAATAATCTAAATTATTCATAATAGCAAACAATAGGAGTATCTTCCTCAATATTGTTAAATATTATACCCGCTAAATAATTAGGTGCATTTACACAACCATGAGAACCACTTGTCTTATATATATCACCGCCAAATTGTGATCTCCAGCTTGCATCATGAATTCCTATACCACCATTAAATGGCATCCAAAACTTAACAGGTGTTCTGTAACTCTCGCCTTTTAAAACAGCATTCTTTTGCTTAAACTTTAATCTATAAATGCCTACCGGTGTTGAATGACCTCTACTTATATTACCTGTAACAACATCCCCAGCAGCAACTAATGTCCCATTTTTATAAAACCATAAATGCTGTTTTGTCATATTAATTTCTACATAAGTGTTCCCAATATCATTATCATCATGATATATTGCTGTTTGCTTATATACAGGTTGCCTTGTTATAGTTTTTCCTTCTTTTATGATATTAATTAATTCGTTCATTTCGTTATCAATATTAATAGCCCATCCATAGTCTCCGCCACTTACTTTTACCATTTTTCCTAATGAAGTAGAAAAATTTCTAATCTTACCAACTGTGTCATAAGTATTTGACAGCACATGTAAATATTTTTTTATCTTTTCTTTATCAAATATTATTTGATAATTATCATCAACTGTCAGCCATTCGTTTATTATAGATTTGTCTAACACTTCTTTACTTTCTCCAAATTTATAAGTAATCTCTGACATTACATACTTATTAAGCATATCTTTGGCAGCTATAACTTCTTGAGATTTTGAAGTATATTGTGGCTTTTCATAACAATTAATAGATTCTAAGTCTATTATTGTTTCTCCTTTAAGAATTGCATTTTTCACATAGTTATATAAAATATCTTTATTTATTTTATTTCCGTAAACTTCATCTATAATTTCATAACCATTTTCTGTGTATTTAAATATTGGATTTTGAGGCTCAATTATATTATTCTCATCAAAACATGATAAGTTATCTAAAGCTTTTTTTAATAAGACCTCATCAAAATCCACCACTTGTGTTATTTTAGAAGTTCTTGTATCAAAAAGCGTAAAAAGCCATTGGAAAGAACTTTTTTTATCTTTAATATGCGTAGTTTTCCACTGTGAACTATATTTTAAACCAATATCAGTTGCTGTAATTTGTTCTTTGTTATTTCCTCTTTCTTTTAACTCCAGAATATATGTTTTAAGTTCTTCCGGAACTTCTATCTTTACCTCCTCTGCATTTTTTTCTAAAAAATTACTACAACTTATTGTAGGAAATAAATAAAAATTACTTATTATATAAAAAATAATTGTGCAAAAGCATATAGAAAGAAAAGTAAAAAAACATTTATTAGTACTTATTAACATTTTATTTTTTTGTTTCATAATAACGCCCCTATATTATTATGCCTAAACTTAAAATAAATTATTTGCTCTTTTTAACGTTAATAATTGTTATAAGACCGGTAATTTAATCCAAGCCAATTATATAATATGTCTTAAATAATTTATTTTATTATCACATCTATATTATGCTCTCAACTAACATCCTTAAAGTCATTAATCTATGCTCACCTAATACAAATTTTCCAGTATTAAATAAATATTTATCTTCTGTTACCAATATAAGATCATTATCTAAATAACAAGCATATAGCAATAATAGATCATTTTCAGAAAGCTTATTTGTAGCGTAATAAGCATTACCTTTATTGGAATATTTTACATTTATCATTGAATAAAATTCTTTAATCTTCTTTTTATCTATTTCTATAATAAAAGATATTAAGCTTAAAAATCTTTGTGATAATATTCGCTGCCCTTTATATTGTCGCATTTCCTTTACGACAAGTTCTTCACTTATTTCTTTTAATATTTTAATTTTTTTATCTTTAATAAGTTTATCAATTACAAAAGGATACTGCTTCCAAAGTCCTATAACAATATTACTATCTAATAAATATTCATTCATAATTATTACTCCTATAATTTATAATGTTATTTTATTCTTTCGTTATTGGAATGTTCATTTAAACACCATTATTTATATTGCCATATAACTTTATCAATTATCCCTTATAGATAAACAGCTTTGTTCTCAGGTTTGTGGTGACTAACCGAAAGAAAGGGGACTATTTTACTCGGTTGCTAGACAATTTAGCTGTGGATTTCTAACAGCAGAAGTTGTACCCATTCCCGCATGCTCCCAAGACAAGTGCTCACTGAGAAAGTTCGAAGAACGAAATGTAAAATTTCGCTTGTCACTTTTGTGACAAGCAAGAATTGAACAACTTCTACTGAAGAAATACCTACAACCAAATTATCAACGTAACACTACGTAAAATAATCCTCTTTCTTTCTAGTATAGAATATATTTCAAAGTTTAGTTCTAGTTCGTATTTTGTTTATCCATATAGAATTCGTTAAATACTAATATGCTATCATATCAAGTAAATATTCTAAAGCATCTAGTGTTTCTAATATTTTTTAAAAGTAAATTAGAAATCTATAGGAGATTTATTTGTAGCTACCATATAAGATGACAACTATCCTTTCTCCATACATATATTTAGTTTTTATCAAGGAACTATAGATATCCAATTTATAATGAGGTCGCTAAAAAACTATAGTTTTTTAGTAACAACTTTTAAAATATCATAAAAATAGTATGAAACAGCTTTATTAAATTCAAACTCATCTTCTTTTTTTCTATGACCTTGAGTTACAGCAGTGTTAAGTTTTGAAACAAGTTGTATACTATTCTCATTTGCAAATTAAATATTTCCTTTTTCAAAATATGCAGCTTCTCCAATAATGGTATCAATTTTAAAACCTGATTTCATAGTTTTATTTACTATGGACTTTAATTCGTTTATTTTTCTTAATAAATTATCTTTAGGAACTACTATGTCATATATACCTGAATATGAACTTAAAATTATAGATTGCTGTTGCTTAATCCATATAAACACCTACTTAAATTTAATACCATAATTATATTATAAAAGCCATGAAATATTATTAATAACATTTCATGGCCAAGTCATAACAGAAGGACTTTTTCAGTGGTCTCTTAATTATCTAGCAACCTAGCAAAAGAATTCCCCTTATTTCGGTTAGCTATCACATAAGTCTATATTATAAATTAAGCTTTTTGCTATAATCTCTAATTATTGCAATTGATTTTTTTAATTCTGCCATCTCATTCTCTGATAAATGGTATTCGACTAACTCTTTTATCCCCTGATTATTTAAAACAGCTGGTACTCCTGCATATATATCTTTTTCACCATATTCACCATTAAGCATTGCAGACACAGGAATAACCTTATTTTCGTCGCGCAATACTGCTTTAATGATTTGAACTGTAGTTGCAGCAATACCAAATGTAGTAGCTCCTTTAGCATTTACAATACGATATGCTATCATCTTAATGTCTTCTGATACAGAATCAATATTAAATTCTCCTAAACGTACCTTGTTATCATTGATTATATCTAAAAATTTCTTACCACCAACTGTAATTTGACTCCATGGAATTACTTGAGAATCCCCATGTTCACCCATACATAATGCATGCACACTTTGAGGATCAACATTCATAACATCTGCCAAATGATACTTTAAACGTGCAGAATCTAGAGCTGTACCTGTTCCTATTACCTTGTTAGCTGGTAAACCTGAAAGCTTATGCACATAGTATGACATCACATCTACAGGATTTGTTATTACAACAATAATTCCTGAGAATCCACTTTTCATGATAGGAGGCACAATACTTTCCATTATTCCAGCTGCTTTTTCCATCATATCTAATCTTGTTTGTCCTGTGATATAAGGTAACGCTGCAGCTATTACAACTAAATCCGCATCTTTGCAATCGTCATATTCACCATCTTTTACTTTCATTTTGTTTCCATTATATCCAAGAGAGTGTTGAAGATCTGTTGCTTCTGCCCATGATTTTTCCTTATTAATATCAATCAACACTAAATCATCACAAACATGATTCATAACTATATCAAATGCTACAGCAGCTCCAACAGCTCCTGTACCAACAACTACTACTTTACTTCTACCTATTGCCATATATCTCACCCTTTACTAATTCGCTTATAAATATTATATAAAATACAATAAATTAATCACATTTGAATGTATCATAATCTATTTTAGCAATGAATTTCTTTGGCTGCAAATTCTTCAAAAGCTTTTAAATAAGCATCAATATGTTTTTCTTCATGTTTTACGCTTAAAAATACAGCTTCAAATTGTGATGGTGCTAAATTAATTCCACTCTTTAGCATGTGTTCAAAATATCTATTAAATCTTTTAACATTACATGTTTTAACATCATCATAAGTCTTAACTTCTTTTAAATCTGTAAAGAATACTGTAAGCATTCCACCTACTCTATTCATTACTGCAGGAAGATTATATTTCTTAGATATTTCACATACACCTTCTTCAAGTTTTCTTCCCATCTTTTCTATATGATCATAATATTCTAGATTGTTTTTTAACTTAGTTAGTGTTGCAAGTCCAGCAGCCATTACTATTGGATTTCCAGACATAGTTCCTGCTTGATATACTCCTCCTACTGGAGCTAAGTTTTCCATTACTTCTCTTTTTCCAGCATATGCTCCACATGGAAGTCCCCCTCCCATTATTTTTGCATATGTAATTAAATCTGGATTTACATTAAATAAAGATTGTGCACCTTTAAATGCAACTCTAAATCCATTCATAACTTCATCGAAAATTAATAGCGCACCATATTTATCACAAAGTTCTCTTAATGTTTCCATGAAATCTTCTTCTGCTTTAATAACTCCCATATTTCCAGCTACTGGCTCTATAATAACTCCAGCAATTTCATTTCCATACTTCTCAAATAACTCAATAATTTGTTTTTTATCATTGTATTGACCTATTAATGTATTCTCTATACTTCCTGTTGGAACTCCAAGTGAACCTGGTATTCCATTTGTCATTACTCCAGAACCAGCTTCTATTAAAAATCCATCAAAATGACCATGATAACAACCTGCAAATTTAACTATTTTATCTCTCTTAGTATATCCTCTAGCAAGCTTTACAGCACTCATTGTTGCTTCAGTCCCAGAATTAACCATTCTGATCATATCAACATTATCTAGGTTTTCACACATAAACTTCCCTAAATCTAATTCAAGCTTTGTTGGTGCTCCAAAAGCTAAAGCCTTACTGCTAGTTTCTTGAACAGCTTTCACAACATCTTCATCACAATGCCCAAGAATTAATGGTCCCCACGCTAATACAAAGTCTATATATTCATTATCATCTTCATCTTTAATTATTACGCCTTTTCCACTTTTTATTATAGGTGGATTAAAATTTAACCCCTTAAAGCATCTAACTGGACTGTTAACTCCACCTGGCATATATTTTTCTGATTCTTTAAATATTTCAAGATTTTTCATTGCAATTCCTCCTTAGCCAACATTATATAAGCATATTCTAATATTCTATCTCTTTAAAATCTTTGATGCTTCTAAAGCATGATAAGTTATGATAATATCTGCTCCTGCTCTTTTTATTGAAGTTAAAGTTTCCATCATTACTCTTTCCTCATCTATAAGACCAAGTTTTCCTGCCGCTTTAACCATTGCATATTCTCCACTTACATTATACGCTACAAGAGGAGCATTAAACTTATCTCTACACTCTCTTATTATATCCAAATAAGAAAGAGCAGGTTTAACCATTATAAAATCAGCGCCTTCATCTAAGTCCATTTGAGTTTCACGAATTGCTTCTAACCTATTACCTGGATCCATTTGATAAGTTTTTCTATCTCCAAATTGAGGCGCTGATCCAGCTGCATCTCTAAATGGACCATAATATGCTGAACAATATTTTGCAGAGTAGCTCATTATACTTACATTTTTAAATCCATTTTCATCTAATGCATTTCTAATAAATCCTATTCTTCCATCCATCATATCTGAAGGTGCAATTATATCAGCACCTGCTTTAGCATGAGATACTGATATTTTACCTAAATATTCCAAAGTTTCATCATTATCAACATCATGTTCATGAATTATTCCACAATGTCCATGCGAAGTATATTCACACATGCACACATCAGTAATAATCAATAAATCTTTGTTCAACCTCTTTATCTCTCTTATAGCTTGTTGAACTATTCCATTATCGTTGTAACTTTCAGAACCACATTCATCTTTATGTTCTGGTATTCCAAAAAGGAGTATCCCTGCAATATTTG
This genomic interval carries:
- a CDS encoding epoxyqueuosine reductase QueH gives rise to the protein MNKINYQKELDALIDTLVKEDKQPKLLLHSCCAPCSSYILEYLSQYFHITVFFYNPNIYPNEEYSRRVEEQKKFISELKVKYQIKFLEGKYDTDAFYALSKGLEAEREGGERCFKCYELRLREAAIIVKEGDYDYFTTTLSISPHKNSQKLNEIGRRLSQEYNVKYLYSDFKKKEGYKRSIELSNEYNLYRQDYCGCVFSKNERINFLKNSAQE
- a CDS encoding GNAT family N-acetyltransferase, with amino-acid sequence MINNIASDMLSKDFLLNVDMLECIRRGSAEILFASHDGVLLIDIPSQIYMIFTTNYQIAKRLLHSIPQNIDIIVAHDKFSYNLLKIKFNFKKTILCYNSVYIKKTHIEIKNPIVEIRFLTNKYTNIITKNYCKAEIVKDTYIENRLNANEMFGAFLNNNLCGFIGSHEEGSIGMLEVFPKYRKRGIGCALQIAATNYALANHRYPYGEIVEINTNSIALQRKLGFQLSSNKVYWLIK
- a CDS encoding L,D-transpeptidase, which gives rise to MKILCRLFRNKECYNKTNRANDVQSNSDITKYVNSNNLSSATKYLILVTLSNFKVNIFQGSTNNWTLIHSYLCTIGKKSTPTPKGSFTVGAKGLYFGVEKGYKCWYYTQFKGNYLFHSIIYNLDGSIRDGRLGMALSDGCIRLTKINAKWIWDNIPQGTKVIIK
- a CDS encoding sensor histidine kinase, yielding MIKNRKIATKLLTLNIISVFIIILFTFIGIDTSLKDRDNTENLILCADRIYVELSEHFNIENTNNKNYIESLKKEYNNLEIIIYDKNENIRLKTDGVDEAKIDLNQMQYIMRNKNGDFNPFMKEYKLIDNGQTFELVIFKYRSSNSTVESYIMRILFPIIIVLIIEYLIIRRKVKQLIYITDGIITMSNENLEYRLELNSNDEFGILSHEINKMSSNLKIKIDNERNMYKLKNELIANISHDLRTPLTSLIGYMEIAKNLDLKLEEKNDYIKKSLEKAERIKILICELFEYSKLESGEVTINKIPINIIEMLEQTIGEYSNLAYNNYLDIVKLYKEFEIITNIDGNIMIRVFENLLDNAIKYSKKNSKIYIDVINDENYSIITLENTMEESIECDSNMLFERFYRGDKSRNQKISGSGLGLFISKSIVDLHGGEIHIETEGHRFKVYIKLPKG
- a CDS encoding response regulator transcription factor, with amino-acid sequence MNKSTVLIVDDDMDIREIIKLYLINENIECIMAKDGSEALERIQNNDIDLIVLDIMMPQLDGIQACLRIRKNNKIPIIMISAKNEDSSKILALNIGADDYVTKPFNPLELVARIKAHIRRNTEFKEVAKKDKSKIQIYDLSIDLKSRDVYKGDEFIKVTPTEFDILKILAENRGRTLTTAQIYEMVWNEPFINSKNTVAVHIRNIREKIEITPKDSKYIKVVWGVGYKIDKE
- a CDS encoding L,D-transpeptidase family protein; translated protein: MKQKNKMLISTNKCFFTFLSICFCTIIFYIISNFYLFPTISCSNFLEKNAEEVKIEVPEELKTYILELKERGNNKEQITATDIGLKYSSQWKTTHIKDKKSSFQWLFTLFDTRTSKITQVVDFDEVLLKKALDNLSCFDENNIIEPQNPIFKYTENGYEIIDEVYGNKINKDILYNYVKNAILKGETIIDLESINCYEKPQYTSKSQEVIAAKDMLNKYVMSEITYKFGESKEVLDKSIINEWLTVDDNYQIIFDKEKIKKYLHVLSNTYDTVGKIRNFSTSLGKMVKVSGGDYGWAINIDNEMNELINIIKEGKTITRQPVYKQTAIYHDDNDIGNTYVEINMTKQHLWFYKNGTLVAAGDVVTGNISRGHSTPVGIYRLKFKQKNAVLKGESYRTPVKFWMPFNGGIGIHDASWRSQFGGDIYKTSGSHGCVNAPNYLAGIIFNNIEEDTPIVCYYE
- a CDS encoding DUF4411 family protein — protein: MNEYLLDSNIVIGLWKQYPFVIDKLIKDKKIKILKEISEELVVKEMRQYKGQRILSQRFLSLISFIIEIDKKKIKEFYSMINVKYSNKGNAYYATNKLSENDLLLLYACYLDNDLILVTEDKYLFNTGKFVLGEHRLMTLRMLVESII
- a CDS encoding L-lactate dehydrogenase; the protein is MAIGRSKVVVVGTGAVGAAVAFDIVMNHVCDDLVLIDINKEKSWAEATDLQHSLGYNGNKMKVKDGEYDDCKDADLVVIAAALPYITGQTRLDMMEKAAGIMESIVPPIMKSGFSGIIVVITNPVDVMSYYVHKLSGLPANKVIGTGTALDSARLKYHLADVMNVDPQSVHALCMGEHGDSQVIPWSQITVGGKKFLDIINDNKVRLGEFNIDSVSEDIKMIAYRIVNAKGATTFGIAATTVQIIKAVLRDENKVIPVSAMLNGEYGEKDIYAGVPAVLNNQGIKELVEYHLSENEMAELKKSIAIIRDYSKKLNL
- the hemL gene encoding glutamate-1-semialdehyde 2,1-aminomutase, with protein sequence MKNLEIFKESEKYMPGGVNSPVRCFKGLNFNPPIIKSGKGVIIKDEDDNEYIDFVLAWGPLILGHCDEDVVKAVQETSSKALAFGAPTKLELDLGKFMCENLDNVDMIRMVNSGTEATMSAVKLARGYTKRDKIVKFAGCYHGHFDGFLIEAGSGVMTNGIPGSLGVPTGSIENTLIGQYNDKKQIIELFEKYGNEIAGVIIEPVAGNMGVIKAEEDFMETLRELCDKYGALLIFDEVMNGFRVAFKGAQSLFNVNPDLITYAKIMGGGLPCGAYAGKREVMENLAPVGGVYQAGTMSGNPIVMAAGLATLTKLKNNLEYYDHIEKMGRKLEEGVCEISKKYNLPAVMNRVGGMLTVFFTDLKEVKTYDDVKTCNVKRFNRYFEHMLKSGINLAPSQFEAVFLSVKHEEKHIDAYLKAFEEFAAKEIHC
- the hemB gene encoding porphobilinogen synthase, with the protein product MIKRGRRLRANSAIRDMIRETTLNTKDFIYPIFVVEGKNIKNEISSLPGNYHYSIDRLSEVVKEVEQANIAGILLFGIPEHKDECGSESYNDNGIVQQAIREIKRLNKDLLIITDVCMCEYTSHGHCGIIHEHDVDNDETLEYLGKISVSHAKAGADIIAPSDMMDGRIGFIRNALDENGFKNVSIMSYSAKYCSAYYGPFRDAAGSAPQFGDRKTYQMDPGNRLEAIRETQMDLDEGADFIMVKPALSYLDIIRECRDKFNAPLVAYNVSGEYAMVKAAGKLGLIDEERVMMETLTSIKRAGADIIITYHALEASKILKR